The Hypanus sabinus isolate sHypSab1 chromosome 1, sHypSab1.hap1, whole genome shotgun sequence genome contains a region encoding:
- the LOC132394076 gene encoding gastrula zinc finger protein XlCGF57.1-like produces the protein MAQQRVHTGVRPFTCSDCGKGFMSSSQLKIHQRVHTGEKPFTCSDCGKGFTQSSQLMVHQRVHTGERPFTCSDCGKGFTRLSHLEVHQRIHTGERPFTCSDCGKRFSQLSHIQAHRSVHTGERPFTCLECGKGFSQSSQLQRHQSVHTGEKPFTCSVCGKGFTLSSELMLHQRVHTGERPFTCSDCGKRFLRPAQLKVHQRVHTGERPFTCSDCGKGFPRSAQLKVHQQVHTGERPFTCSDCGKRFSQLSHMQAHRSVHTGERPFTCSDCGKGFTQSSDLLAHKSVHTGESPFTCSDCGKGFTCSSQLKVHQRVHTGERPFTCSVCGNGFTCSSQLKVHQRVHTGERPFTCSVCGKGFTRSSVLKVHQRVHTGERPFTCSDCGKGFTCSSQLKVHQRVHTGERPFTCSDCGKRFTQLSHMQAHRSVHTGERRFTCSECGKGFTQSSDLLAHKSVHTGECPFTCSDCGKGFTCSFQLKVHQRVHTGERPFTCSVCGKGFTCSSHLKKHQRVHTGERPFTCSDCGKRFTQSSHLQAHRSVHSGKRPFTCSLCGKGFNRSSTLQAHQSVHSGERPFTCSDCGNRFTCSSHLKVHQRVHTGERPFTCSDCGKRFTQSSHLKKHQRVHTG, from the coding sequence atggctcagcagcgagttcacaccggtgtgcggccattcacctgctcggactgtgggaagggattcatgtCCTCATCTCAACTAAagatacatcagagagttcacactggggagaagccattcacctgctcagactgtgggaagggattcacacagtcatctcaactgatggtacatcagagagttcacactggggagaggccattcacctgctcggactgtgggaagggattcacacgaTTATCTCATTTGGAGGTACATCAGAGaattcacacaggggagaggccgttcacctgctcggactgtgggaagagattcagtcAGTTATCCCACATACAAGCACaccggtcagttcacactggggagaggccattcacctgcttagaatgtgggaaaggattcagtcagtcttcccaactacagagacaccagtcagtccacactggggagaagccgttcacctgctcagtctgtggaaagggattcactttgtcatctgAACTGATgttacaccagcgagttcacactggggagaggccattcacctgctcagactgtgggaagagattcctTCGACCagcccaactgaaggtacatcagcgagttcacactggggagaggccattcacctgctcagactgtgggaagggattccctcGGTCagcccaactgaaggtacatcagcaagttcacactggggagaggccgttcacctgctcggactgtgggaagagattcagtcAGTTATCCCACATGCAAGCACACcgatcagttcacactggggagaggccattcacctgctcagattgtgggaaaggattcactcagtcgtccGACCTCCTGGCACACAAGTCAGTTCATACTGGAGAGagtccattcacctgctcggactgtgggaagggattcacttgttcatcccaactgaaggtacatcagagagttcacactggggagaggccgttcacctgctcagtctgtggaaacggattcacttgctcatcccaactgaaggtacatcagagagttcacactggggagaggccgttcacctgctcagtctgtgggaaggggttcactcggtcatctgtaCTAAAGgtacatcaacgagttcacactggggagaggccgttcacctgctcagactgtgggaagggattcacttgctcatcccaactgaaggtacatcaacgagttcacactggggagaggccgttcacctgctcggactgtgggaagagattcactcagttatcccacATGCAAGCACAcaggtcagttcacactggggagaggcgattcacctgctcagaatgtgggaaaggattcactcagtcatctgacctccTGGCACACAagtcagttcatactggggagtgtccattcacctgctcggactgtgggaagggattcacttgttcattccaactgaaggtacatcagagagttcacactggggagaggccgttcacctgctcagtctgtgggaagggattcacttgctcatcccacCTAaagaaacaccagcgagttcacactggggagaggccgttcacctgctcagactgcgggaagagattcactcagtcatctcacctgCAAGCACACCGATCAGTTCATagtgggaagcggccgttcacctgctcattgtgtgggaagggattcaatcggtcatccaccctacaagcacaccagtcagttcacagtggggagcggccgttcacctgttcagactgtgggaataggttcacttgctcatctcatctgaaggtacatcagcgagttcacactggagagaggccattcacctgctcagactgtgggaagagattcactcagtcatcccacctaaagaaacaccagcgagttcacactggctag